In Sphingobacterium zeae, one genomic interval encodes:
- a CDS encoding D-alanine--D-alanine ligase codes for MKAKIALITGGYTGEAEVSFKSSAFVNSQLDHDKYDVYLITVTKDAWYYEDVDGQRHPISKADFTLPLHGDVLVFDLAFIMVHGVPGEDGRLQSYFDLLDIPYTSCDALTSALTMNKGYTKAILSDIPGLHLAKSVLLFESQRPEAVQMVESNLSLPYFVKPNAGGSSIGMTKVKESAQLKEAIDKAFDAENTGKQVIVEEFVSGREFSEGIFRNSKGELVVLPATEVRTTREFFDYEAKYIPGLTEEITPAELTIEQQERVARVLKEIYVRLNCRGMVRVDFFLENETDKFYFIEINTIPGQTAQSFIPQQVRAFGMKEGDFYGELIETALQSK; via the coding sequence ATGAAAGCAAAAATAGCATTAATAACTGGAGGTTATACAGGAGAAGCTGAAGTTTCTTTTAAAAGTTCAGCCTTCGTCAATTCGCAACTTGATCACGACAAATACGATGTGTATCTGATTACGGTGACCAAAGATGCATGGTACTATGAAGATGTAGATGGTCAACGTCATCCCATTTCGAAAGCAGATTTCACGCTTCCATTGCATGGGGATGTTTTGGTTTTTGACTTGGCATTTATTATGGTACACGGTGTGCCTGGAGAAGATGGGAGACTCCAAAGTTATTTTGATTTATTAGATATTCCTTATACGTCATGTGACGCGCTAACTTCTGCCTTGACGATGAATAAAGGGTATACAAAGGCGATTTTATCGGATATTCCAGGGCTGCATTTGGCAAAATCGGTTCTATTATTTGAATCGCAGCGACCGGAAGCGGTTCAAATGGTCGAAAGCAATCTTTCGCTGCCTTATTTTGTGAAACCTAATGCAGGCGGGAGCAGTATCGGTATGACTAAGGTGAAAGAATCTGCACAGCTAAAAGAAGCCATCGATAAAGCTTTTGATGCAGAGAATACAGGTAAACAGGTCATTGTTGAAGAATTTGTTAGCGGACGCGAGTTTTCGGAAGGAATTTTTCGCAATTCAAAAGGCGAGCTGGTTGTTTTACCTGCTACGGAGGTTCGGACTACGCGCGAGTTTTTTGATTATGAAGCGAAATATATACCTGGACTGACCGAAGAGATTACGCCGGCAGAGTTGACTATCGAACAGCAGGAACGGGTTGCACGTGTCTTAAAAGAGATCTATGTCAGATTGAATTGCAGAGGTATGGTGCGTGTAGATTTCTTTTTGGAAAACGAGACCGATAAATTCTATTTTATCGAAATCAATACTATTCCGGGGCAGACGGCGCAAAGTTTCATACCGCAGCAAGTACGCGCTTTTGGAATGAAAGAAGGCGATTTCTACGGCGAATTGATCGAAACAGCCTTGCAGTCGAAATAA
- the mltG gene encoding endolytic transglycosylase MltG: protein MENKKGIPSWLKIIALIVVVVGAYFAWKFYSTFYASNVSGDKKYLYIHEDEKYEDVLKSISDSNLLDDIASFQRAAQYKKYEKSVKPGRYLLIPGMNNRRLIGNLMGGYQEPVKFRFANVRLKENMAALLGKSFEADSAQFIAVLNDEATAQKYGFTKENLITMFIPNTYEIYWNTSPEKVIARFDDEWKKFWNTDRTAKAKALNLTPQQVSTLASIVKGEALHQDEMPMIAGLYLNRLKKGMLLQADPTVIFANNDFTIRRVLNKHLRTDNPYNTYIYRGLPPGPISIPSIAAIDAVLNFKQHDYIYMCAKDDFSGYHNFAKTETEHLINARKFQQALDARNIKK from the coding sequence ATGGAAAATAAAAAAGGAATACCAAGTTGGTTAAAAATCATTGCTCTGATCGTTGTTGTTGTTGGAGCTTATTTCGCTTGGAAATTTTATAGTACGTTTTATGCTTCGAATGTATCGGGAGATAAGAAGTACCTGTATATACACGAGGATGAAAAGTATGAAGACGTGCTGAAATCAATCAGCGACTCAAATCTATTGGACGATATCGCTTCATTTCAGCGTGCAGCGCAATATAAAAAATATGAAAAGAGTGTAAAGCCAGGTCGGTACTTACTGATACCTGGAATGAACAATAGACGGTTAATTGGCAACTTAATGGGTGGCTACCAAGAACCCGTAAAATTCCGATTCGCCAATGTCCGATTAAAAGAAAATATGGCGGCGCTTCTTGGAAAAAGTTTCGAAGCTGATTCTGCGCAATTTATCGCTGTGCTGAATGATGAAGCTACGGCGCAGAAGTATGGATTTACGAAGGAAAATCTGATTACGATGTTTATTCCTAATACGTACGAAATTTACTGGAACACCAGTCCCGAAAAGGTAATCGCTCGTTTTGATGATGAATGGAAAAAATTCTGGAATACGGATCGCACGGCGAAAGCAAAAGCACTTAATTTGACACCACAGCAGGTCAGCACGTTAGCTTCCATTGTCAAAGGGGAGGCGCTACATCAAGATGAAATGCCCATGATTGCGGGACTTTATTTAAACCGCCTCAAAAAAGGAATGTTGTTACAGGCAGATCCAACAGTGATCTTTGCTAATAATGATTTCACAATCAGAAGGGTATTGAATAAGCACCTAAGAACAGACAATCCCTACAATACATATATTTATAGAGGATTGCCTCCAGGCCCGATTTCTATTCCGAGCATTGCTGCTATTGATGCAGTGTTGAACTTCAAGCAGCACGATTACATCTATATGTGTGCGAAAGATGATTTCTCAGGTTACCATAATTTCGCAAAAACAGAGACTGAACATCTGATCAATGCGCGCAAATTCCAACAGGCTTTGGACGCTAGAAATATTAAAAAATAA
- a CDS encoding acyl-CoA thioesterase, which translates to MFVFDHQIRVRYAETDQMGYVYYGNYAAFYEIARTEMLRSTGISYKELEEMGVMLPVTEMKTKYLKPGKYDDLITIRVTIRKKPAVRIVFEYELFNEDGELLNQGETTLVFVNMEKNRPCMPPQVFLDKMSKYFN; encoded by the coding sequence ATGTTTGTATTTGACCATCAGATTCGCGTTCGTTATGCAGAAACAGACCAAATGGGATATGTCTACTATGGCAATTATGCTGCATTTTATGAAATAGCACGAACTGAAATGCTACGGAGCACGGGGATATCGTATAAGGAACTGGAAGAAATGGGTGTCATGCTCCCTGTCACAGAGATGAAGACCAAATATCTAAAACCAGGCAAATATGATGACCTGATTACAATCCGTGTGACCATCCGAAAGAAACCTGCTGTTCGTATTGTTTTCGAATATGAGCTTTTCAATGAGGATGGAGAGCTACTTAACCAAGGGGAAACGACATTGGTCTTTGTTAATATGGAGAAAAATAGACCTTGTATGCCACCGCAAGTTTTTTTGGATAAGATGAGTAAATATTTTAATTGA
- a CDS encoding RecQ family ATP-dependent DNA helicase — MTQDSISILRQYWGFDSFRPLQEEIIQSVISGKDTLALLPTGGGKSICFQVPALMLEGICIVVTPLIALMKDQVEHLKRNGIQAVAIYSGMKKREVDITLDNCVYGKIKFLYLSPERLYNDIVRERIRFMNVNLFAIDEAHCISQWGYDFRPPYLELAKLRELHPKVPFLALTATATPRVITDIQQKLDFLKENVFVKSFLRDNLAYMAIEEEDKMGRMVRIIHKLGGCGIVYVRNRRETQEVARILVNNGISADYYHAGLSGQERDQKQHGWMTNVVRVIVATNAFGMGIDKPDVRFVIHLDLPDSLEAYYQEAGRAGRDGKKAYPVILYQKTDEQKLLDNLQASFPDISFIQQTYHYLCNHFQIPYGSGEGVTVDFDVVTFAKKYQLPLVPVMSALKFLERDTWLVLSEAVTIPSRFKFEIDSVELYKFQVQYAKYDKLVKAILRSYGGVFENFILINEYEFAGKLGLPYGRVVELLKSLETLEIATYLPSTDSPQLTFLQNRVDYKHLHIDHVFIRDRHQVKEEEVNGMINYIEQSNCRSQSLLLYFGEKNAGFCGVCDLCLIRNHRAKQRTNIKAEIKSSLLAGAKNIHDLVGSLTLGTEKQRIEIIRDLVDAEKIRLEDNLYSWNTLF, encoded by the coding sequence ATGACGCAAGATAGTATATCAATCTTAAGGCAATACTGGGGATTTGACTCATTTAGACCCCTGCAGGAAGAAATTATTCAATCTGTCATTTCTGGTAAAGATACCTTGGCTTTATTGCCGACAGGTGGAGGGAAATCGATTTGTTTTCAAGTACCTGCATTGATGCTAGAAGGAATTTGTATCGTGGTTACGCCGCTTATTGCGTTGATGAAAGACCAGGTTGAACATTTGAAAAGAAATGGAATTCAGGCGGTCGCCATTTACTCGGGTATGAAGAAGAGAGAGGTGGATATCACCCTGGATAACTGCGTCTATGGAAAAATAAAATTTCTCTATCTCTCTCCCGAAAGGTTGTACAATGACATCGTAAGAGAACGTATACGATTTATGAATGTCAATCTATTTGCCATCGACGAAGCACATTGCATTTCTCAATGGGGATATGATTTTAGACCGCCTTATTTAGAGTTAGCTAAATTACGTGAATTACATCCCAAAGTTCCTTTTTTGGCGCTCACAGCCACTGCAACGCCGCGTGTGATAACCGATATTCAGCAGAAACTCGATTTTTTAAAGGAAAATGTATTCGTAAAAAGCTTTCTTCGGGATAATCTGGCTTATATGGCTATTGAAGAGGAAGATAAGATGGGCCGCATGGTACGCATCATTCATAAATTGGGCGGATGCGGTATTGTTTATGTAAGAAACCGTCGTGAAACACAAGAAGTAGCGCGTATTTTAGTCAATAATGGGATTTCTGCGGATTATTATCATGCAGGGCTTTCTGGGCAAGAGCGGGATCAGAAACAGCATGGGTGGATGACAAATGTTGTTCGTGTTATCGTCGCTACAAATGCCTTTGGCATGGGGATCGATAAACCTGATGTGCGCTTCGTGATTCACCTGGATTTGCCCGATTCGCTGGAAGCCTATTATCAAGAAGCCGGTAGGGCAGGGAGGGATGGAAAAAAAGCTTACCCTGTTATTCTTTATCAAAAAACAGATGAGCAGAAACTACTGGATAATCTGCAGGCTAGTTTTCCAGATATTTCCTTTATTCAACAAACCTATCACTACCTTTGTAATCATTTTCAGATTCCTTATGGTTCTGGTGAGGGAGTGACAGTGGATTTTGATGTCGTTACATTTGCTAAAAAATATCAGCTCCCCTTGGTGCCAGTGATGAGTGCACTGAAATTTCTGGAGCGGGATACCTGGTTGGTTTTGTCGGAGGCTGTTACAATCCCTTCACGCTTTAAATTTGAGATTGACAGTGTTGAGCTATATAAATTTCAGGTTCAGTATGCAAAATATGATAAGCTAGTCAAGGCTATTTTACGTAGCTATGGCGGCGTATTTGAGAATTTCATATTAATCAATGAATACGAATTTGCAGGAAAATTAGGTTTACCATATGGTCGTGTCGTAGAGCTATTGAAATCGTTAGAAACGTTGGAAATAGCAACTTATTTGCCTTCCACAGATTCACCGCAATTGACATTCTTACAGAATCGGGTCGATTATAAACATCTGCATATCGACCATGTTTTTATTCGGGATCGCCATCAGGTGAAGGAAGAGGAAGTCAATGGCATGATTAATTATATCGAGCAAAGTAATTGCCGTAGTCAATCGCTGTTATTATATTTTGGTGAGAAAAATGCGGGGTTCTGTGGAGTATGTGATCTGTGCTTGATCCGTAATCACCGAGCAAAGCAGCGGACAAATATAAAGGCTGAAATAAAAAGCAGTTTACTTGCCGGGGCGAAAAATATCCATGATTTGGTAGGTAGTTTAACATTAGGGACGGAGAAGCAAAGAATAGAGATCATTCGTGATCTGGTGGATGCTGAAAAAATCCGCCTGGAGGATAATCTCTACTCTTGGAATACTTTATTTTGA
- a CDS encoding sulfurtransferase — translation MSFKSALINPTELLESLGQHTDIVLLDCTIDKVGQSIKDAKFEVLPHSQFFDIEGKLSDSTSKLPHTLVSAEVFEREMQRLGINQDSTVVLYDRWGVYSSPRAWWMFKVMGFEQVFILNGGVPAWKKSKLPLVDQYAAAVKPGNFKAQFQANHYADKEYILTHYRDTQVNIFDARSKGRFSGLVAEPRKGLHGGHIPHSKNLPFEELLDGIVYKPLGELKQQFDHYNATGNEYVFSCGSGITASILAFAAHLAGHEQIRVYDGSWSEWGREELNLPIEK, via the coding sequence ATGTCATTCAAATCAGCCTTAATCAACCCCACCGAACTTCTGGAATCATTGGGACAGCATACAGACATTGTCCTCCTTGATTGCACCATCGACAAAGTTGGCCAATCCATCAAGGACGCCAAGTTCGAAGTACTACCCCATTCTCAATTTTTTGACATCGAAGGGAAACTTTCGGATTCTACTTCTAAATTACCACATACCCTTGTATCGGCAGAAGTATTCGAACGAGAAATGCAACGCCTAGGAATCAATCAGGATAGTACCGTCGTGTTATATGACAGATGGGGTGTTTATTCAAGCCCAAGGGCATGGTGGATGTTTAAGGTCATGGGTTTTGAACAGGTATTTATTCTAAATGGTGGCGTCCCCGCTTGGAAAAAAAGTAAATTACCGCTCGTAGACCAGTATGCAGCTGCTGTAAAGCCTGGAAACTTTAAAGCTCAATTTCAAGCAAACCATTATGCTGACAAAGAATATATCTTAACACATTATCGGGATACGCAAGTAAATATTTTTGACGCCAGAAGTAAAGGTCGATTTAGTGGTTTAGTAGCTGAACCTCGAAAAGGCCTTCATGGTGGGCATATCCCTCATTCCAAAAACCTCCCTTTCGAAGAATTACTTGATGGAATCGTTTATAAACCCCTTGGTGAACTGAAACAGCAATTTGATCATTATAATGCTACCGGAAATGAATATGTATTCTCCTGTGGATCGGGTATCACGGCCTCAATCTTAGCATTTGCTGCTCATCTTGCTGGTCACGAGCAAATCCGTGTATACGATGGTTCGTGGTCTGAATGGGGGCGCGAAGAGCTTAATCTTCCAATCGAAAAATAA
- the rpsA gene encoding 30S ribosomal protein S1, translated as MAKKQEAEKELAAKNAELQGADTKVVKDTEQIESEADSNLIDEIKSNTWITPEGEFDWDANDKGFGNYSEAERAKLEAQYADTFNQVNQGEIIEGTVVSINNKDVVLNVGFKSDGLVSLSEFRDLPELKVGDKVDVFVESQEDANGQLVLSRKRAKTQKSWEAINEALENDAIITGFVKSRTKGGLIVDIKGVEAFLPGSQIDIKPIRDYDVYVGKTMEFKVVKINHEFKNVVVSHKVLIENDLENQKSEIVAKLEKGQVLEGTVKNITDFGVFIDLGGVDGLLHITDISWGRIEHPKEVLSLDQTINVVVLDFDDEKKRIALGLKQLSEHPWESLDTALEVGSKVKGKIVTVADYGAFLEIIPGVEGLIHVSEMSWSQNLRSPQEFLKVGDEIEAQILTLDRDERKMSLGIKQLTPDPWKNITERYPVGSKQTAVVKNMTNFGVFVELEEGIDGLIHISDLSWSKKINHPNEFTKVGETLDVVVLELDEENRKLSLGHKQLEENPWDTFETIFTEGSIHEGTVIKVGDKGDIVALQYGVEGFCPSKHSVKEDGSSLKVDEVTSFKIIEFNKENKRLVISHSRIWEEEKEEARKEESSNRKKDAKAESSAVKKVKDSVEKSTLGDLDVLAQLKEQMENDKNAK; from the coding sequence ATGGCAAAAAAACAAGAAGCAGAAAAAGAATTAGCAGCGAAAAACGCAGAGCTACAAGGTGCTGACACTAAAGTAGTGAAAGACACTGAACAAATTGAATCAGAAGCTGATTCAAACTTAATCGATGAAATCAAATCAAACACTTGGATCACACCAGAAGGTGAATTTGACTGGGATGCAAATGATAAAGGTTTCGGAAATTATAGCGAAGCTGAACGCGCTAAACTTGAAGCACAATACGCAGATACTTTCAACCAAGTTAATCAAGGTGAAATTATCGAAGGTACTGTAGTTTCTATCAACAATAAAGACGTAGTCTTAAATGTTGGTTTCAAATCTGACGGTTTAGTTTCTTTATCAGAATTCCGTGACTTACCAGAATTAAAAGTTGGTGATAAAGTTGACGTATTCGTTGAATCTCAAGAAGATGCTAACGGTCAATTAGTACTTTCTCGCAAACGTGCTAAAACTCAAAAATCTTGGGAAGCTATCAATGAAGCATTGGAAAATGATGCAATCATTACTGGTTTCGTTAAGAGCCGTACTAAAGGTGGTCTTATCGTTGATATTAAAGGTGTTGAAGCATTCTTACCTGGATCTCAAATTGATATCAAACCTATCCGTGACTACGATGTATACGTAGGTAAAACAATGGAATTCAAAGTTGTGAAAATCAACCACGAATTCAAAAACGTTGTTGTATCACACAAAGTCTTAATTGAAAACGACTTAGAAAACCAAAAATCTGAGATCGTTGCTAAATTAGAAAAAGGTCAAGTATTAGAAGGAACAGTTAAAAATATCACTGATTTCGGTGTGTTCATCGATTTAGGTGGTGTTGACGGTTTATTGCATATCACAGACATCTCTTGGGGTCGTATCGAGCATCCAAAAGAAGTTTTATCGTTAGATCAAACAATCAACGTTGTTGTATTAGACTTTGATGACGAGAAAAAACGTATCGCTTTAGGCTTGAAACAATTATCTGAGCATCCTTGGGAATCTTTAGATACTGCATTAGAAGTTGGTTCTAAAGTTAAAGGTAAAATCGTAACAGTTGCTGATTACGGTGCTTTCTTAGAAATCATCCCTGGTGTTGAAGGTTTGATCCACGTTTCTGAAATGTCTTGGTCACAAAACTTACGTTCTCCACAAGAGTTCTTGAAAGTTGGTGATGAGATCGAAGCGCAAATCTTAACGTTAGATCGCGATGAGCGTAAAATGAGCTTAGGTATCAAACAATTGACTCCAGATCCTTGGAAAAATATCACTGAGCGTTACCCTGTAGGTTCTAAACAAACAGCTGTTGTTAAAAACATGACTAACTTCGGTGTATTTGTTGAATTGGAAGAAGGTATCGATGGTTTGATCCACATCTCTGATTTATCTTGGTCTAAAAAAATCAACCACCCTAACGAATTCACTAAAGTTGGTGAAACATTAGACGTAGTTGTTTTAGAATTGGATGAAGAAAACCGTAAATTATCTTTAGGTCACAAACAATTGGAAGAAAACCCTTGGGATACTTTCGAAACGATCTTTACTGAAGGTTCTATCCATGAAGGTACTGTGATCAAAGTTGGTGATAAAGGTGATATCGTAGCTTTACAATATGGTGTTGAAGGTTTCTGTCCTTCTAAACACTCTGTTAAAGAAGACGGTTCATCATTGAAAGTTGATGAAGTTACTTCATTCAAAATCATTGAGTTCAACAAAGAGAACAAACGTTTGGTAATTTCTCACTCTCGTATCTGGGAAGAAGAGAAAGAAGAAGCTCGCAAAGAAGAGTCTAGCAACCGTAAAAAAGACGCTAAAGCTGAATCTTCAGCTGTTAAAAAAGTAAAAGATTCTGTTGAGAAATCTACTTTAGGCGACTTAGACGTGTTAGCTCAATTGAAAGAGCAAATGGAAAATGATAAAAACGCTAAGTAA
- a CDS encoding YihY/virulence factor BrkB family protein produces the protein MGKIHQWLLNLEPYFRLIEWSKRVVLPGFGSLPLYTVAVFFFQEISRDSIISKASSLSYSFLLAIFPGIIFLFTLIPYIPINNFQEQLLDFLAVVIPKNAFLVVETTLEDIIKNQNGGLLSFGFVFAAYFATNGMASLMNAFNKASLMTEKRPWIKKRLLALALAFLIIFALTVGMTIFTIAGITIDYLKETTGIKSSFWAILLKIARWLIIFAIYFFTVSCIYKFGPSTSNKWKLFSAGASMATILAILTFSIFTFYINHFGAYNKLYGSIGTLIVIMIWIYLNTLILLLGYELNAAIALSKQTIVIAKPRIFNSFKRED, from the coding sequence ATGGGGAAAATCCACCAATGGCTATTAAATTTAGAACCTTATTTTAGATTGATCGAATGGAGTAAACGGGTCGTACTACCTGGCTTTGGCTCGCTCCCTCTTTACACCGTAGCTGTATTTTTCTTTCAGGAAATCTCCAGAGACTCCATTATTAGCAAAGCTTCTTCCCTTTCCTACAGCTTTCTATTAGCTATTTTTCCGGGAATAATATTTTTATTTACGTTAATCCCATACATTCCAATAAATAATTTTCAAGAACAATTGTTGGATTTTCTTGCTGTAGTTATTCCTAAAAATGCTTTTCTCGTTGTTGAAACAACTTTGGAAGATATTATCAAAAACCAAAATGGCGGATTGCTGTCCTTCGGTTTTGTCTTTGCAGCCTATTTTGCAACCAACGGTATGGCCTCCCTAATGAATGCATTCAATAAAGCATCGTTAATGACGGAAAAACGGCCTTGGATCAAAAAACGATTGCTTGCCTTAGCTTTGGCCTTCTTAATTATCTTTGCCTTGACTGTTGGAATGACGATTTTTACGATTGCTGGCATTACGATAGACTATCTTAAAGAAACGACGGGTATTAAATCAAGCTTCTGGGCGATACTGCTTAAGATAGCCCGATGGTTGATTATATTCGCTATCTATTTTTTCACGGTGAGTTGTATCTACAAATTCGGCCCTTCAACCTCCAATAAGTGGAAACTCTTTAGTGCAGGAGCATCGATGGCCACAATCCTAGCGATATTGACTTTTTCGATATTTACTTTTTATATCAATCACTTCGGTGCATACAATAAATTGTATGGCTCTATCGGAACTTTAATTGTCATTATGATCTGGATTTATTTGAATACGCTTATTTTATTATTGGGTTATGAACTCAATGCTGCTATTGCGCTGTCCAAACAAACCATTGTTATTGCCAAACCACGTATTTTCAATTCGTTTAAGAGAGAAGATTAA
- a CDS encoding PASTA domain-containing protein has translation MSKVVQYLQTPTFRKNLIAAFIAIVCVFLFVYIGLKVYTKHDESIAVPKVKGLHISAAIQALENAGLEYQIDSVYQMDAKPGMVIEQDPEQGFHVKSGRTIYLTIITQVAPEVAFPNIKDKTLIEATAILKNHNLRIGDTSYVADIARDIVLDAQFAGQSIRNGRMIPKGSRIDLVLGNGLGANEVEIPNLIGLPLNEAKFALSGAGLGLGTVTYDPNVTDTATAVISVQSPGIEKGLTSLGAKIDVTLSITAPAPITDAPEGVTTTPKPQVNQTQVNPSIAKPNAQSKPAAPAKSTTTNTPTTKPANNAVGQKKDKENKGNSLGF, from the coding sequence ATGTCCAAAGTAGTACAATATCTTCAGACCCCCACATTTAGGAAAAATCTTATTGCCGCTTTCATTGCGATAGTATGCGTATTCCTTTTCGTTTATATTGGTCTGAAAGTATATACCAAACATGATGAATCTATTGCGGTCCCTAAAGTCAAAGGACTTCATATCAGTGCAGCTATTCAGGCGCTGGAAAATGCAGGGCTCGAATATCAAATTGATTCTGTCTATCAGATGGACGCTAAGCCTGGTATGGTTATAGAACAAGATCCTGAACAAGGATTTCATGTAAAATCCGGTCGGACTATTTATTTGACCATTATCACACAGGTGGCACCTGAAGTTGCTTTTCCGAATATAAAGGATAAAACATTGATCGAAGCCACCGCCATCTTGAAAAACCATAACCTTAGAATAGGAGACACTTCGTATGTAGCGGACATCGCAAGAGATATCGTTTTAGATGCTCAATTTGCAGGACAGTCCATCCGTAATGGAAGGATGATACCTAAAGGTTCGCGTATAGATCTCGTTTTGGGAAATGGATTGGGAGCAAATGAAGTAGAGATACCTAATTTAATTGGACTTCCGTTAAATGAAGCGAAGTTTGCCTTATCTGGAGCTGGACTAGGTCTGGGCACTGTAACCTATGATCCAAATGTAACGGATACTGCTACCGCAGTAATCAGTGTGCAATCACCAGGAATCGAAAAAGGGCTAACCAGCTTAGGAGCTAAAATTGATGTAACACTTTCAATTACAGCACCAGCACCTATTACAGATGCTCCTGAAGGTGTTACAACAACACCTAAACCACAAGTAAACCAAACACAAGTTAATCCGTCGATCGCTAAGCCGAATGCCCAATCTAAGCCTGCTGCACCGGCGAAAAGTACGACCACAAATACGCCGACAACTAAACCTGCAAATAACGCCGTGGGTCAAAAGAAGGATAAAGAAAATAAAGGAAATAGCCTTGGGTTCTAA